The Lutra lutra chromosome 10, mLutLut1.2, whole genome shotgun sequence genome contains a region encoding:
- the LOC125079433 gene encoding olfactory receptor 5AN1-like, translated as MIGGGNITQITYFILLGFSDFPRILAVLFVVFLLIYILTLTWNLCLIILIRIDSHLHTPMYFFLSNLSFIDICYVTSIAPKMLSNFFQEQQTITFVDCAVQYFVFSTMGLSESCLMTAMAYDRYSAICNPLLYSSIMSPTLCIRMVLGSYLAGLSASISQLCTVFQLHFCGPNVINHFFCDMPQLLALSCTDTFFVQLLTAILTMIFGIINALIIMISYGYIVISIMKITSAKGRSKTFNTCASHLTAVSLFYTSGMFVYLSSSSGSSSSFDRFASVFYTVVIPMLNPLIYSLRNKEIIDALKRLQKKRWSC; from the coding sequence ATGATTGGAGGAGGAAATATTACACAGATCACCTATTTCATCCTTTTGGGATTCTCTGATTTTCCCAGAATCCTAGCAGTGCTCTTTGTTGTATTCCTGCTGATCTACATTTTGACTCTGACTTGGAACCTGTGCCTCATCATCTTAATAAGGATAGACTCTCACctccacacacccatgtacttcttcctcagtaATCTGTCCTTCATAGATATCTGCTATGTGACCTCTATAGCTCCCAAGATGCTCTCCAACTTTTTCCAAGAGCAGCAGACCATCACCTTTGTGGATTGTGCTGTTCAGTACTTTGTCTTTTCAACCATGGGACTGAGTGAGTCTTGTCTCATGACAGCCATGGCTTATGACCGATATAGTGCCATTTGTAATCCACTTCTCTATTCATCCATCATGTCACCCACTCTCTGTATTCGGATGGTGCTGGGATCCTATTTGGCTGGACTCTCTGCTTCTATATCCCAGTTGTGTACCGTGTTTCAGCTCCACTTTTGTGGGCCTAATGTCATCAATCACTTCTTCTGTGACATGCCCCAGCTGTTAGCCCTGTCTTGCACTGACACTTTCTTTGTACAACTGTTGACTGCTATATTAACAATGATCTTTGGGATTATAAATGCCCTCATTATCATGATATCCTATGGCTATATCGTCATCTCCATCATGAAAATCACTTCAGCCAAAGGCAGGTCCAAGACTTTCAACACATGTGCTTCTCATCTGACAGCAGTTTCCCTCTTCTATACCTCTGGTATGTTTGTCTATTTGAGTTCTAGCTCTGGCAGTTCCTCCAGTTTTGACAGATTTGCATCGGTATTCTACACTGTGGTCATTCCAATGTTGAATCCCTTGATTTACAGTCTGAGGAACAAGGAAATCATAGATGCCTTGAAGAGGTTACAAAAGAAGAGATGGTCCTGCTAA